Proteins encoded in a region of the uncultured Paludibaculum sp. genome:
- a CDS encoding NAD(+)/NADH kinase has translation MEPIRTVGIISKPEVKQAEQLVPALLAWLDAHGVSYRADEATENYAGRALAAVSREEVPDGCQLVIVLGGDGTLLSAARAIAGREIPLFAVNLGGLGFLTAISTDELFPELERALRNEHRIAKRRMLSCEVQRGGDVVAHYEALNDVVITKVNIARMIDLVCNVDAHFVCRYKADGLILSTPTGSTAYSLSAGGPIVFPSVGALCITPICPHTLTNRPVLVSDASVIQILNLASDDVAYLTIDGQVGEPLKEQDRVICRSSQHALSLIRPPRMLFFDVLRQKLKWGER, from the coding sequence ATGGAACCGATTCGCACGGTCGGCATCATCTCGAAGCCTGAAGTCAAACAGGCCGAGCAACTCGTGCCGGCCCTGCTGGCCTGGCTCGACGCGCACGGCGTGTCCTACCGGGCGGATGAAGCGACAGAGAATTACGCCGGGCGGGCCCTGGCGGCGGTCTCGCGTGAGGAGGTTCCGGACGGCTGCCAGTTGGTGATCGTATTGGGCGGAGACGGCACGTTGCTGTCGGCGGCCCGTGCCATCGCCGGCCGGGAGATCCCGCTCTTTGCCGTGAACCTGGGCGGTCTTGGCTTCCTGACCGCGATTTCGACGGACGAACTCTTTCCGGAGCTCGAACGTGCTCTGCGCAACGAGCACCGTATCGCCAAACGCCGCATGCTGTCCTGCGAGGTCCAGCGCGGTGGCGACGTGGTGGCGCATTACGAGGCGTTGAACGACGTGGTGATCACCAAGGTCAACATCGCCCGCATGATCGACCTCGTGTGCAATGTGGATGCGCACTTCGTCTGCCGCTATAAGGCCGACGGGCTGATTCTCTCGACGCCCACCGGCTCGACCGCCTATTCGTTGAGCGCCGGCGGTCCCATCGTTTTCCCCTCAGTGGGCGCGCTATGCATTACGCCCATTTGCCCGCACACGCTGACCAACCGGCCCGTTCTGGTGTCGGATGCGAGCGTGATCCAGATATTGAACCTGGCTTCCGACGACGTGGCTTACCTCACGATCGACGGCCAAGTAGGAGAGCCGCTGAAAGAACAGGACCGAGTGATCTGCCGTAGCAGCCAACATGCCTTGTCGCTGATCAGGCCGCCGCGGATGCTGTTTTTCGATGTACTGCGACAGAAACTCAAGTGGGGTGAACGTTGA
- a CDS encoding cation:dicarboxylase symporter family transporter: MKKLSLTSWIFIAMALGIALGHFLPDVGKQLTPVSNIFIRMIKSIIAPLLFATLVVGIAGSGSAKAMGRIGAKAIIYFEIVTTAALVVGLAFVNLLKPGVGVALQAGAPDPNLPTTHLTFASILEHTFPTSVFDSMARGEVLQMVVFCFLFGTACTALGARAEPVVKFLQSLAEIMFEYTKYVMYLAPFGVGAAMAATVGNKGINVLGNLGQLVLTLYGALAFFVIVVLGAVMAIARIPARRFWHWVKEPYILAFSTASSEAALPMALENMQRFGVPKHIVAFVLPTGYSFNLDGSTLYLSLASVFVAQAAGVDMPLSQQIMMMLTLMLTSKGVAAVPRASLIVLAGTLATFKLPVEGIAIILGVDTLMDMARTSVNLLGNCLASAVVARWEGYDLSQPPAELEAEPVAQ; the protein is encoded by the coding sequence TTGAAAAAGCTCTCTCTGACCAGCTGGATCTTTATCGCCATGGCGTTGGGCATCGCCCTGGGTCACTTTCTCCCGGATGTTGGAAAGCAACTCACGCCGGTATCCAACATCTTCATCCGCATGATCAAGTCGATCATTGCGCCGCTGCTGTTCGCCACTTTGGTGGTGGGCATCGCCGGATCGGGCTCGGCCAAGGCGATGGGACGCATCGGGGCCAAGGCGATCATCTACTTTGAGATCGTGACCACCGCCGCCCTGGTCGTCGGGCTGGCCTTTGTCAACCTGCTGAAGCCGGGCGTGGGCGTCGCGCTGCAAGCCGGCGCGCCGGATCCCAATCTGCCGACGACCCATTTGACGTTCGCCTCGATTCTTGAGCACACCTTCCCGACCTCTGTCTTCGACTCGATGGCAAGGGGCGAAGTACTCCAAATGGTGGTCTTCTGCTTCCTGTTCGGCACGGCCTGCACGGCGCTGGGCGCGAGGGCCGAACCGGTGGTCAAATTCCTTCAGTCCCTCGCCGAGATTATGTTCGAGTACACCAAGTATGTGATGTACCTGGCGCCTTTCGGCGTGGGCGCGGCAATGGCGGCGACCGTTGGGAACAAAGGGATCAATGTACTGGGCAACCTGGGGCAACTGGTGTTGACCCTCTATGGCGCCCTGGCATTCTTCGTGATCGTCGTGCTGGGGGCGGTGATGGCGATTGCCCGCATCCCGGCGCGCCGCTTCTGGCATTGGGTGAAGGAGCCCTACATCCTCGCGTTCTCAACGGCGTCGAGTGAAGCCGCGCTGCCAATGGCCCTGGAGAACATGCAACGCTTCGGCGTGCCGAAGCATATCGTGGCGTTCGTGCTGCCCACCGGCTACAGCTTCAATCTCGATGGATCCACGTTGTACCTGTCGCTGGCGTCTGTGTTCGTCGCTCAGGCGGCTGGCGTGGATATGCCGCTCTCGCAACAGATCATGATGATGCTCACGCTGATGCTGACTTCGAAAGGCGTCGCGGCCGTCCCGCGAGCGTCCCTCATTGTGTTGGCTGGCACACTGGCGACCTTCAAGCTGCCGGTGGAGGGCATCGCCATCATCCTGGGTGTGGATACGCTGATGGACATGGCGCGCACCTCTGTGAATCTGTTGGGCAATTGCCTGGCTAGTGCGGTGGTGGCGCGTTGGGAGGGCTACGATCTGTCGCAGCCACCCGCCGAACTGGAAGCGGAACCGGTCGCGCAGTAA